In one window of Chthoniobacterales bacterium DNA:
- a CDS encoding MBL fold metallo-hydrolase, producing the protein MLQFKRFTGGPYETNCYLLESPGGNILFDAPEGADAHFAEDRIDLLVLTHGHWDHTASAAAIKRRHGCPVLCHEETVPMIETADFFERQGFPLRIEPLAADRIIGEGKAQDLSGLTFDVLDVPGHCPGSICFYQPEEGVLIGGDVIFRGGVGRWDLPGGDGGLLLRGIKEKILPLPGQTVILPGHGPETSVDREKTSNPFLRD; encoded by the coding sequence ATGCTCCAGTTCAAAAGATTCACCGGTGGCCCCTACGAAACCAATTGCTATCTGCTCGAGTCCCCGGGCGGAAATATCCTTTTCGATGCTCCCGAGGGTGCGGATGCCCATTTCGCCGAGGACCGTATCGATCTGTTGGTTCTGACCCACGGACACTGGGATCACACCGCGAGTGCGGCGGCGATCAAGCGCCGCCATGGTTGTCCTGTCCTTTGCCATGAGGAAACGGTTCCCATGATCGAGACGGCCGATTTTTTCGAGCGGCAGGGATTCCCGCTGCGCATCGAACCGCTCGCAGCCGACCGGATCATCGGCGAAGGCAAGGCGCAGGATCTCTCGGGCCTGACATTTGATGTCCTTGATGTGCCGGGACATTGCCCGGGCAGCATTTGCTTTTATCAGCCCGAGGAAGGGGTCTTGATCGGCGGGGATGTGATCTTCCGCGGCGGGGTGGGGCGCTGGGATTTGCCGGGAGGTGACGGCGGGCTCCTTTTGCGCGGCATCAAAGAAAAAATCCTGCCATTGCCAGGCCAAACGGTCATCTTGCCGGGCCATGGCCCTGAAACTTCGGTCGATCGAGAGAAGACTTCTAACCCCTTCTTGCGGGACTGA
- a CDS encoding type II secretion system F family protein, with protein sequence MPSFAYTALDARGQEINDVIEAGTEQEAIQALRQAGYFPTSVLEAGKAAKAAKGKAGKAPKAAKAGGVKKEININIPFLERKTIKPKVLMIFTRQLATLIDSGLPLLRGLTVLGKQEPDKVLRTTIGKLADTVQGGSTFSDALSQHPKIFNKLYVNMVKAGELGGVMELVLVRLADFQEKAQKLKNKVVSAMFYPVIVLVIAIAIMAFLLVYIVPKFEQIFADMLGGKPLPALTQFVITLSKFVQEQLFLIVGGVVVFVVAINMLSKLPKGRTFLDAFKLRLPLFGDLVKKSAISRFTRTLGTLVTSGVPILQALNITRDTAGNVVLADAIQNVHDSVKEGESIVAPLEKSGIFPPMVVSMIDVGEETGQLPEMLLKIADVYDDEVDNTVAGLTSLLEPIMIVFLAVVVGTIVIALFLPLISIISNLQGG encoded by the coding sequence ATGCCAAGTTTTGCCTACACTGCCCTCGATGCCAGAGGCCAAGAGATAAACGACGTCATCGAAGCAGGCACCGAACAAGAGGCCATCCAAGCGTTGCGTCAAGCCGGGTATTTCCCGACCAGTGTCCTCGAAGCAGGCAAAGCGGCGAAAGCTGCCAAGGGCAAGGCAGGCAAAGCCCCCAAGGCCGCGAAAGCCGGGGGCGTGAAGAAGGAGATCAACATCAACATCCCCTTCCTCGAACGCAAAACCATCAAGCCGAAGGTGCTGATGATTTTCACGCGCCAGCTGGCCACGCTGATAGATTCCGGATTGCCCTTGCTGCGCGGGCTGACCGTTCTCGGCAAACAGGAGCCGGACAAAGTCCTGCGAACCACCATAGGGAAGTTGGCCGATACGGTCCAAGGCGGCAGCACGTTTTCCGATGCGCTCAGCCAGCATCCGAAAATCTTCAACAAGCTTTACGTCAACATGGTGAAAGCCGGCGAATTGGGTGGCGTGATGGAGCTTGTTCTCGTGCGCTTGGCGGACTTCCAGGAAAAAGCGCAGAAACTGAAAAACAAGGTTGTCTCCGCCATGTTCTACCCGGTGATCGTTCTGGTCATCGCCATCGCCATCATGGCGTTCCTCCTCGTTTACATTGTTCCGAAGTTCGAGCAGATTTTCGCCGACATGCTCGGCGGCAAGCCGCTTCCTGCTCTCACCCAGTTTGTCATAACGCTCAGTAAATTCGTCCAGGAACAGCTCTTTTTGATCGTCGGGGGCGTTGTTGTCTTTGTTGTCGCTATCAATATGCTGTCCAAACTGCCCAAGGGCAGGACATTTCTCGACGCATTCAAACTTCGTCTTCCGCTGTTCGGCGACCTTGTCAAAAAGAGCGCCATTTCGCGTTTTACCCGCACGCTCGGAACGCTCGTCACGAGCGGCGTGCCGATTCTTCAGGCTCTCAACATCACCCGCGACACGGCAGGCAACGTCGTCCTCGCTGACGCCATCCAAAACGTTCACGACAGCGTCAAAGAGGGCGAGTCCATTGTTGCACCGCTGGAAAAAAGCGGCATTTTCCCGCCGATGGTCGTCAGCATGATCGACGTGGGCGAGGAGACCGGCCAACTTCCGGAGATGCTGCTGAAGATTGCGGACGTCTATGACGACGAAGTGGATAACACGGTTGCCGGACTTACTTCGCTGCTCGAGCCGATCATGATCGTATTCCTCGCCGTTGTGGTTGGCACGATCGTCATCGCTCTGTTCCTCCCGCTGATCAGCATCATCAGCAACTTGCAAGGTGGATAA
- the gatB gene encoding Asp-tRNA(Asn)/Glu-tRNA(Gln) amidotransferase subunit GatB, which translates to MSQDYIATIGLEVHVQLKTRSKMFCACPVEYGAAPNTHTCPVCLGLPGALPVMNEEALKLTILTGLMLDCKIADVCKFDRKSYYYPDMPKNYQISQYDMPLCLGGGVPLHDLAYPKDAQKTIATKDKVIRLTRIHLEEDVAKSFHLESASGIDFNRAGTPLMEIVSEADIASPEEAFAYLTSLKQHLIYADVSDADMEKGQMRCDVNVSVRPVGTEKFGTKIELKNLNTISGVRRALAYEIDRQIEVLRGGGALQQETRRWDDDLGETQLMRVKESAHDYRYFPDPDLMPVKTEKLLAAAKEMLPETPAQKRARYEKDYGVSEYDAAVLADNLELGAYFEQAASGSPRGKQIANWILNDLQSALSAADKTIADCPVKPVQLDALVALVAGGQINGKQAKEVFADMLATGRDPSVIVEEKGLKQESDAGAIGALCDEVIAANPQSVADYKAGKAAALNFLKGQVMKLSKGKANPAMAGDLLAQKLG; encoded by the coding sequence ATGAGCCAGGATTACATCGCCACCATCGGACTCGAGGTCCATGTGCAGCTGAAAACGCGCAGTAAAATGTTCTGCGCTTGTCCCGTGGAATACGGGGCCGCGCCCAATACCCACACGTGCCCGGTCTGCCTCGGTTTGCCTGGCGCGTTGCCCGTGATGAACGAGGAGGCTCTCAAACTGACAATCCTCACCGGCCTCATGCTCGATTGCAAAATCGCGGACGTCTGCAAGTTCGACCGCAAGAGCTATTACTATCCCGACATGCCGAAGAACTACCAGATTTCGCAATACGACATGCCGCTTTGCCTCGGCGGTGGCGTGCCCTTGCACGATCTGGCCTACCCGAAGGACGCGCAGAAAACCATCGCCACCAAGGACAAGGTGATCCGCCTCACGCGCATCCATCTCGAGGAGGACGTGGCCAAAAGTTTCCACCTCGAAAGCGCGTCGGGCATCGATTTCAACCGCGCAGGAACCCCGCTCATGGAAATTGTGTCCGAGGCGGACATCGCCAGCCCCGAAGAGGCTTTTGCCTATCTTACGTCGCTCAAGCAGCATTTGATTTACGCCGACGTGAGCGATGCCGATATGGAAAAAGGCCAGATGCGTTGCGACGTGAACGTGTCCGTCCGTCCGGTCGGCACGGAAAAGTTCGGCACCAAGATCGAGTTGAAGAATTTGAACACGATCAGCGGCGTGCGCCGTGCCCTCGCTTACGAGATCGACCGCCAGATCGAAGTCCTTCGCGGTGGAGGCGCGCTGCAGCAGGAGACTCGTCGCTGGGACGACGACCTTGGCGAGACGCAGTTGATGCGCGTGAAGGAATCTGCGCACGACTACCGCTATTTCCCGGATCCCGACCTCATGCCGGTCAAAACGGAGAAGTTGCTCGCTGCCGCCAAGGAGATGCTGCCCGAGACCCCCGCGCAAAAACGCGCCCGCTACGAAAAAGACTACGGGGTGAGCGAATACGATGCCGCTGTGCTGGCCGACAATCTGGAGCTGGGCGCCTACTTCGAGCAGGCTGCATCCGGCTCGCCGCGCGGCAAGCAGATCGCCAACTGGATCCTCAACGATCTGCAGAGCGCTCTCTCAGCGGCGGACAAAACCATCGCCGATTGTCCGGTCAAACCCGTTCAACTCGACGCGCTCGTCGCACTGGTCGCCGGCGGACAGATCAACGGCAAGCAGGCCAAGGAAGTCTTCGCCGACATGCTCGCCACCGGACGCGACCCGTCGGTGATCGTCGAAGAGAAAGGTCTCAAACAGGAAAGTGACGCCGGCGCCATCGGCGCGCTCTGCGATGAAGTAATCGCGGCCAATCCGCAGTCCGTCGCCGACTACAAAGCGGGTAAAGCCGCTGCGCTGAATTTCCTCAAGGGTCAGGTGATGAAGCTCTCCAAGGGCAAGGCCAACCCGGCCATGGCCGGGGATCTGCTCGCGCAGAAGTTGGGCTGA
- the nth gene encoding endonuclease III produces MTRSERAGETLRILRRTYPDAHCELNHDGPFQLLVATILSAQCTDARVNMVTPALFKKYPDARRMAAAPQEDIEDLIRSTGFFRNKAKNIRAASAALVEKHGGKVPRDLVTLTHLPGVGRKTANVVLGNAYGIEEGVVVDTHVARLSKRLGLTKHADPVKIEHDLMKVVPREAWTLWSHLLIWHGRRRCSARKPDCASCELVSLCPSAGKV; encoded by the coding sequence ATGACCCGATCCGAACGCGCCGGCGAGACCCTGCGCATTCTGCGCCGCACCTATCCGGATGCGCATTGCGAGCTGAACCACGACGGTCCGTTCCAGTTGCTCGTCGCCACGATTCTTTCCGCCCAATGCACCGATGCGCGCGTGAACATGGTCACGCCGGCGCTTTTCAAAAAATATCCGGACGCCAGGCGCATGGCCGCCGCGCCGCAGGAAGACATCGAGGACCTCATCCGCTCGACCGGATTTTTCCGCAACAAGGCGAAAAACATCCGGGCCGCATCGGCAGCCCTCGTGGAAAAGCACGGCGGCAAGGTCCCACGTGATCTGGTGACATTGACGCACCTACCCGGCGTCGGACGCAAAACGGCCAACGTCGTCCTCGGCAACGCCTACGGCATCGAGGAAGGCGTCGTCGTCGATACCCACGTCGCCCGCCTGAGCAAGCGCCTCGGTCTGACCAAACACGCCGATCCGGTCAAAATCGAACACGACCTCATGAAAGTCGTCCCGCGTGAGGCGTGGACCCTCTGGAGCCATCTGCTTATCTGGCACGGGCGCCGCCGATGCTCCGCCCGCAAACCCGACTGCGCCAGCTGCGAACTCGTTTCCCTATGCCCTTCCGCTGGGAAAGTGTGA
- a CDS encoding tetratricopeptide repeat protein — protein MMQRYCLTILATWLALISLAAAQDAPNQALDAANNIYIAGDYPAAVTAFEGVLKDYPTSPIVPQAQIQLAFAYFLTGANEKSLEILKKFSSVPSGSTELSELAALLEPQALSSLAASLKADDPKRKATYEEAVKKFGEFISKYPQSTELESAYYGSAIASFQINDYTAAKTALEANIKKFPSSPSIAESENLLALIYATEGSKLLSQEGADKEAAFALYKKSADILRGIIDKKTDLTLVNTAQFQLGEILLNEAAFAPEDRKAALLEGARDAFRGVLPKEDILALQKKKIDEIPALRRAALTARNKAEQTRLDRRAERDRRKLSELQARPDQTVTALQKVGESYFQQGKYDESRVVLAHAQPLLTDDDDKKRNLYFTTMTYALQNAAEPATSGYDAFQRSHKGDAIAANLPVALGNLYLTHPDPKIRNPEKAAAYFKEAAQLYPKSPLLGLSVVNEATARAQQGDFDGALKTYRDFLATNPPPEVGAVAQIGIGNVLKEQRKWDEAIAAYKEVITKFPKAAQVEEAEFWVAVGTQQKGDNAGALPLLEAFVQKYPDTALTPNALYSDAAAKLALGKQDEGVATLAQLAEKFPKSQPAPFTYFQRAQIAGTAQNADEVVRLMREFAGKYPDDDKVYFAYDSIGQTENNRGNADAAAAAYAQFVEKYPAAPKAPEALLKSSDIQRAAAERMGRYGALTPEEQAKWKERMAASTAAVEKMAADYPDSADLGLGLRSLLAVKKFEADAGLTDAAGVEKYFEDFAAKAPDGAKSKILFARAAFINGTDPKRALEEMNKAYNPSLVYAPSDLDLYGLALLEAGEGDKAKAVFEKVAADYPVPANTQPAQATPTVQEAQAISLFGLGRVAQENKDVATAGQLFEQLKSLYPWSPKVLEANYGIAQSLRAQGKADEAVTLLTQIVRAQNAPSKLRADAMLLGGYIQKDKGQREAAIDYFIKISAFYDGVPEAASTGLWEGGQLIEQQVAELQAKDPDKAAKQRAQAIRAYKELAEKFPDSPFAAQAKQRLDALGEK, from the coding sequence ATGATGCAGCGCTACTGCCTTACGATCCTTGCAACGTGGCTCGCACTGATTTCGCTAGCCGCCGCCCAAGACGCCCCCAACCAAGCCTTGGATGCGGCCAACAACATCTACATCGCCGGCGATTACCCCGCGGCTGTCACGGCCTTCGAAGGTGTGCTGAAGGACTACCCTACATCCCCGATCGTTCCCCAAGCCCAGATTCAACTGGCCTTCGCTTACTTCCTCACCGGGGCCAACGAAAAGAGCCTCGAAATATTGAAAAAATTCTCGAGCGTGCCGTCGGGCAGCACCGAACTTTCGGAGTTGGCCGCGTTGCTCGAACCGCAGGCTCTTTCCTCCCTCGCCGCATCGCTGAAAGCGGACGACCCCAAGCGCAAAGCAACCTACGAAGAGGCGGTGAAGAAATTCGGCGAGTTCATCTCGAAATATCCGCAATCGACGGAACTTGAATCTGCCTACTACGGCAGCGCCATCGCCTCGTTCCAAATCAACGACTACACCGCGGCAAAAACGGCGCTGGAGGCAAATATCAAAAAATTCCCGTCCAGCCCGAGCATCGCGGAGAGCGAAAATCTCCTCGCCCTCATCTACGCCACCGAGGGCAGCAAACTGCTCTCGCAGGAGGGCGCGGACAAAGAGGCCGCGTTCGCGCTTTATAAAAAGTCTGCCGACATCCTCCGCGGGATCATCGACAAAAAAACCGACCTCACCCTTGTCAACACCGCCCAATTCCAACTCGGCGAAATCCTGCTCAACGAGGCGGCCTTCGCACCCGAGGATCGCAAAGCCGCGCTGCTCGAAGGCGCGCGCGACGCCTTCCGCGGCGTGCTGCCGAAAGAAGATATCCTCGCCCTCCAGAAGAAAAAAATCGACGAGATCCCCGCCCTGCGCCGCGCGGCGCTCACGGCGCGAAACAAGGCGGAGCAGACACGACTCGACCGCCGCGCCGAACGCGACCGCCGGAAATTGTCGGAACTCCAAGCACGCCCCGACCAGACCGTCACCGCGCTGCAAAAAGTCGGCGAGTCATACTTCCAGCAGGGAAAATACGACGAGTCGCGGGTCGTTCTCGCCCACGCCCAACCGCTGCTCACCGACGACGATGACAAGAAGCGCAACCTTTACTTCACCACGATGACCTACGCGCTGCAGAACGCCGCCGAGCCCGCGACGAGCGGCTACGACGCATTCCAGCGCTCCCACAAAGGCGACGCCATCGCGGCCAATCTGCCCGTTGCGCTGGGCAACCTTTATCTCACCCACCCCGATCCGAAAATCCGGAATCCCGAAAAAGCCGCGGCATATTTCAAAGAGGCCGCGCAGCTCTACCCGAAGAGCCCGCTCCTCGGACTGTCCGTCGTCAACGAGGCAACCGCGCGCGCGCAGCAGGGCGACTTCGACGGCGCGCTGAAAACTTACCGCGACTTCCTCGCCACCAACCCGCCGCCCGAAGTCGGTGCCGTGGCGCAAATCGGTATCGGCAATGTTCTTAAGGAGCAACGCAAGTGGGACGAAGCCATCGCTGCCTACAAAGAGGTCATCACCAAGTTCCCCAAAGCCGCGCAGGTGGAAGAGGCCGAATTCTGGGTCGCCGTCGGGACGCAGCAAAAAGGCGACAATGCCGGCGCCCTGCCCCTGCTCGAGGCCTTCGTCCAGAAATATCCCGACACCGCGCTCACGCCGAACGCGCTTTACTCCGATGCCGCGGCCAAGCTCGCGCTCGGCAAGCAAGACGAGGGCGTCGCCACGCTCGCGCAGCTCGCCGAAAAGTTTCCCAAGAGCCAGCCTGCACCCTTCACCTATTTCCAGCGCGCCCAGATCGCCGGGACGGCGCAGAACGCCGACGAGGTCGTCCGCCTCATGCGGGAGTTCGCCGGGAAATATCCAGACGACGACAAAGTTTATTTCGCTTATGACAGCATCGGGCAGACCGAAAACAACCGCGGCAATGCGGATGCCGCCGCCGCAGCCTACGCGCAGTTTGTCGAAAAATACCCCGCAGCCCCGAAGGCCCCCGAAGCCCTCCTGAAATCTTCCGACATCCAACGCGCCGCCGCCGAACGCATGGGCCGCTACGGCGCGCTCACGCCCGAAGAGCAGGCGAAATGGAAAGAACGTATGGCGGCCTCGACCGCCGCGGTCGAGAAAATGGCGGCCGATTACCCCGACTCCGCGGACCTCGGGCTCGGACTGCGCTCGCTGCTCGCGGTGAAAAAATTCGAAGCCGACGCGGGACTCACCGACGCCGCCGGCGTGGAAAAATATTTCGAAGACTTCGCGGCCAAGGCTCCGGACGGCGCCAAGAGCAAAATCCTCTTCGCCCGCGCCGCCTTCATCAATGGCACCGACCCGAAACGCGCGCTAGAGGAAATGAACAAGGCCTACAACCCGTCACTCGTTTACGCGCCGTCCGACCTCGATCTCTACGGCCTCGCGCTCCTCGAAGCTGGCGAAGGCGACAAGGCCAAGGCCGTGTTCGAGAAAGTCGCAGCCGACTACCCCGTTCCCGCCAACACACAGCCCGCCCAGGCCACGCCCACCGTGCAGGAGGCCCAGGCAATCTCCCTCTTCGGACTCGGCCGTGTTGCGCAGGAAAACAAAGACGTGGCCACCGCCGGACAACTCTTCGAGCAGCTCAAATCGCTCTACCCGTGGTCACCCAAGGTCCTCGAAGCGAATTACGGCATCGCCCAGTCGCTCCGCGCACAAGGCAAAGCCGACGAGGCCGTTACCCTTCTCACGCAAATCGTCCGTGCCCAGAACGCCCCGTCAAAGCTGCGTGCCGATGCCATGTTGCTAGGCGGTTACATCCAGAAGGACAAGGGCCAGCGCGAGGCCGCCATCGACTACTTCATCAAGATCTCCGCTTTTTACGATGGTGTGCCCGAGGCTGCTTCCACCGGACTCTGGGAAGGCGGTCAACTCATCGAGCAGCAGGTGGCCGAACTCCAAGCCAAAGACCCGGACAAGGCCGCCAAGCAACGCGCGCAGGCCATCCGCGCCTACAAAGAACTCGCGGAGAAATTCCCCGATTCGCCCTTCGCCGCCCAGGCCAAACAACGCCTCGACGCCCTCGGCGAGAAGTGA